The Toxorhynchites rutilus septentrionalis strain SRP chromosome 3, ASM2978413v1, whole genome shotgun sequence genome includes a region encoding these proteins:
- the LOC129776995 gene encoding protein bride of sevenless produces the protein MKREIGLCTYVCIFGLFLLHRFVYTVCNEASSVSASIPEEDFSTAEGIHTTESVTEITDNSILVSSATARHQHRNVTLGIDTRSLANNSVEVVENGTSETPVTSELSDQDVTVALGFNRIENQLDKDVPKQGTIQTSNSCSSYHPNGIIIDLSLGGAYRFATNQRQIQPNGSRKSRVNVGGWKSDNDTFVENGFLHPVYWLEGNYTISLLTDQHDFSAVLFTVDRINELQLIDDEGTLGLRVLLVQDVPNVQKMLEEETKFLMECLPESIGIFIAQSIWSDVQTAVDTIGYNIFPYPNPNDLLYAKAAHLLYELPWSNPNSSVVMRSESVERTDRFISICRHEHLCLESFPSNETIFVVLGYFKSESYIGNETMVVILSGRDELFISDLPEKSYFIAENSIQLSSLEGQVNISSDRYGSKLLASEIISSGSVFLEIVDLLNLLESQNCSGVYNGSCWSRNETLSNWKYYAKMSSRKIISQLELQNITHLMTFEMRQKFSLNGSEQLLNLKPIASSNMVTNITTVYHLNGYAKQDESRLKLGTIFFCAKEFESRHPDFGHRHRPVYYGNDYTEMYWQIKPEPWVAAGLTVSSLGILFCLAILIFLLVRVCMDDVLEGNPMSSILLLVSLIFQFGSFVPFGLEYTGYMPDLLHKPDTMLTWNTLCTIKIFLVSISYCTTFSLLLCRAIMLASIGSEGGFLSHVNGYLQSVICVFSTLVQLGLSVQLIIVLHAKAHSMSCNEIYFGNWFWAVISYDGLLLAALVLLSPFIFRSQRNYREGLLLVTGSMLCLVIWSIWIPLSMLGYEWREAAVSLGLTATALAVLVGIMVPRCFLMIRSIARSDLVQALPSLTSLAFSQANQYISEQSVYECVNPAMRQQRSMTTETFMDHGVDDPYMATSEIPTLPLRGNRRMQDVSEHGTANFYGISNPYNCSDSFNSEISPNKITRF, from the exons ATGAAGCGTGAGatcggattatgtacatatgtTTGCATTTTCG GTTTGTTCCTGTTGCACCGTTTCGTATATACCGTTTGCAATGAAGCCTCATCAGTGTCAGCTTCAATACCTGAGGAGGACTTTTCCACTGCTGAAGGCATCCACACAACGGAATCGGTAACAGAAATTACCGATAACAGCATTTTAGTTAGTTCGGCGACGGCCAGACATCAGCACAGGAATGTTACGTTAGGCATTGACACGCGATCGCTGGCCAATAACAGCGTCGAAGTGGTAGAAAATGGAACAAGCGAGACCCCAGTGACATCCGAATTGTCGGACCAGGATGTAACGGTTGCATTGGGCTTCAATAGAATCGAAAATCAGCTGGATAAAGATGTCCCCAAACAAGGAACGATACAAACATCAAACAGTTGTTCAAGCTACCATCCGAACGgaattattattgatttgtcTCTTGGTGGAGCGTATAGGTTTGCCACGAATCAACGCCAAATACAGCCAAATGGGTCGCGCAAGAGTCGCGTAAATGTAGGAGGATGGAAAAGTGACAATGACACGTTTGTGGAAAATGGTTTTCTCCATCCTGTTTATTGGCTTGAGGGAAATTACACTATATCGTTGCTCACAGATCAACATGATTTTAGTGCTGTTCTGTTTACAGTCGATCGGATTAATGAATTGCAGCTTATTGACGACGAAGGAACTTTGG GATTAAGGGTGTTGTTAGTGCAAGATGTGCCAAATGTGCAAAAAATGCTGGAAGAGGAAACGAAGTTTTTGATGGAATGTTTACCTGAATCAATCG gTATCTTTATTGCTCAATCAATTTGGTCAGACGTTCAGACGGCGGTGGACACGATAGGTTATAACATTTTTCCCTATCCCAACCCTAATGATCTTCTATATGCTAAGGCCGCTCATTTGCTGTACGAATTGCCCTGGTCCAACCCTAATTCATCGGTAGTGATGCGCTCCGAGTCAGTGGAACGTACTGATAGATTCATTTCAATTTGTCGCCACGAGCATCTATGCTTGGAGAGCTTTCCAAGCAATGAAACCATTTTTGTGGTCCTGGGATACTTCAAATCGGAGAGCTATATTGGCAATGAGACAATGGTGGTAATATTATCTGGTCGTGATGAACTTTTTATATCAG ATCTCCCCGAAAAGTCCTACTTTATTGCTGAAAATTCAATTCAGCTGTCGTCGCTTGAGGGTCAGGTTAACATCTCCAGCGATCGTTATGGCTCGAAGCTGCTAGCTAGTGAAATCATATCCTCGGGATCAGTATTCCTAGAGATTGTGGACTTGTTAAATTTACTCGAAAGCCAAAACTGCTCCGGAGTTTACAACGGCTCGTGCTGGAGTCGAAATGAGACCCTGAGTAATTGGAAGTACTACGCAAAAATGTCTTCTCGGAAAATAATATCGCAATTGGAACTACAGAATATAACACATCTGATGACGTTCGAAATGCGTCAGAAATTCAGTCTGAATGGCAGCGAACAGTTGTTGAATTTGAAACCGATCGCCAGCTCTAATATGGTCACGAACATTACCACAGTCTACCATTTGAACGGTTACGCGAAACAAGATGAGTCGCGACTGAAATtgggtactatttttttctgcgCGAAAGAATTCGAAAGTCGTCATCCAGATTTTGGACACCGCCACAGACCGGTTTATTATGGTAACGATTACACTGAAATGTATTGGCAGATCAAGCCGGAACCGTGGGTCGCTGCCGGGCTGACCGTTTCTTCGTTGGGAATCTTATTTTGCCTGGCAATATTGATCTTCCTGCTTGTTCGCGTTTGTATGGATGATGtcttggaaggtaatccaatgAGCAGTATATTGCTGTTGGTGagtttgatttttcaattcGGATCCTTCGTCCCGTTCGGTTTGGAATACACGGGCTATATGCCGGATCTCCTGCATAAACCCGATACTATGTTGACGTGGAACACATTGTGCACAATAAAAATATTCCTCGTTTCGATAAGCTACTGTACCACATTTTCGTTGCTGCTCTGTCGAGCCATCATGCTTGCATCCATCGGAAGTGAAGGAGGATTCCTGTCCCATGTCAACGGTTATCTACAGAGTGTAATCTGTGTCTTCAGCACTTTGGTGCAACTTGGCCTTTCTGTTCAGCTGATCATCGTCTTACATGCGAAGGCCCACTCAATGTCTTGTAATGAGATTTATTTTGGCAATTGGTTCTGGGCGGTAATCTCATACGATGGATTGTTACTGGCGGCTCTGGTTCTCCTATCACCCTTCATATTTAGATCGCAGAGAAACTACCGCGAAGGGTTGCTTCTAGTCACAGGATCGATGCTTTGCCTAGTGATTTGGTCAATATGGATACCGTTAAGTATGTTGGGTTACGAATGGCGGGAAGCTGCCGTCTCTCTTGGGTTAACTGCTACGGCACTTGCCGTGTTAGTAGGGATAATGGTTCCGAGATGCTTTCTGATGATACGAAGTATTGCAAGATCGGATCTTGTTCAAGCGCTTCCTTCATTAACTTCCCTTGCGTTTTCGCAAGCGAACCAGTACATTTCGGAACAG AGCGTCTATGAATGTGTGAATCCAGCAATGCGCCAACAGCGATCGATGACGACGGAAACTTTTATGGACCACGGCGTGGACGATCCTTACATGGCAACTAGTGAGATACCTACCTTGCCACTGCGAGGTAATCGACGAATGCAGGACGTGAGTGAACATGGAACGGCCAATTTCTATGGGATCAGTAATCCGTACAACTGTTCAGACTCGTTCAACTCCGAAAtttcgccaaacaaaataactCGGTTTTAG